The DNA segment CAACAGACTGTAAATCTGTCGTGCACCGCACTACGTAGGTTCAAATCCTACCCCCACCACATCGAAATTCTTAGCTCAAACATTCCTGTTTGAGCTGGTACTTGAAAGTTAGACAACCCGCCTTGCGGCTCACCGCAGGTTATCCTGTCTGACCAGTTCTTGAAAGCGGGAGTAGCTCAATTGGTAGAGCATCAGCCTTCCAAGCTGAGGGTCGCGGGTCCGAACCCCGTCTCCCGCTCTCATTTTGCAGCGGTTGCTTTCGGTAAGCTGACGTAGCTCAGTAGGTAGAGCACATCCTTGGTAAGGATGAGGTCACCGGTTCGATCCCGGTCGTCAGCTCGAATTGATTTGTTCACGAACCTGAACTTGAACGAGGAGTAGAGAAATGTCCAAAGCGAAGTTTGATCGCAGTAAGCCCCACGTGAACATCGGTACGATTGGTCACGTCGATCATGGTAAGACGACTTTGACGGCGGCGATCACGTTATGTTTATCGAAGCAGGGTTTAGCGCAGTATCGTTCATTTGATTCGATCGACAATGCGCCTGAAGAGCGTGCCCGTGGTATCACGATTGCGACAGCTCACATCGAGTATGAAACGAAGAATCGGCACTATGCTCACGTCGATTGTCCCGGCCACGCTGACTATGTGAAGAACATGGTAACTGGTGCGGCGCAGATGGATGGCGCGATTATCGTGGTTGCCGCGACTGATGGTCCGATGCCGCAGACCCGTGAACACATTCTTCTTGCCCGTCAAGTTGGTGTCCCTTACTTAGTAGTTTTCATGAACAAGTGTGATGCGGTCGACGATCCGGAGATTCTTGACTTGGTTGAATTGGAAATGCGTGAATTATTAAGCTACTACCAATTCCCGGGCGACGAGATTCCGATTATCCGTGGCAGCGCATTGAACGCATTGAATAATCCTGATGATCCGGTCGAGAACAAGTGTGTGTTGGATCTGATGGAAGCTTGTGACAGCTATATTCCGCTTCCGCAGCGTGCGACGGATCTTCCGTTCCTGATGCCGGTGGAAGATGTCTTCTCGATTACTGGTCGTGGTACGGTAGCGACAGGTCGTATCGAACGTGGTGTTGTCAAGGTTGGCGAGACTTTGGAAATCATCGGTTTAGGCGCCCACAAGGATACGGTTTGTACCGGCGTTGAGATGTTCCGGAAGTTATTGGATCAGGGTCAAGCTGGCGACAACGTTGGCATCTTGATGCGTGGCGTTGACAAGAATGAAATCGAGCGCGGGATGGTTTTGGCGAAGCCGAAGTCGATTACCCCGCATACGAA comes from the bacterium genome and includes:
- the tuf gene encoding elongation factor Tu, whose protein sequence is MSKAKFDRSKPHVNIGTIGHVDHGKTTLTAAITLCLSKQGLAQYRSFDSIDNAPEERARGITIATAHIEYETKNRHYAHVDCPGHADYVKNMVTGAAQMDGAIIVVAATDGPMPQTREHILLARQVGVPYLVVFMNKCDAVDDPEILDLVELEMRELLSYYQFPGDEIPIIRGSALNALNNPDDPVENKCVLDLMEACDSYIPLPQRATDLPFLMPVEDVFSITGRGTVATGRIERGVVKVGETLEIIGLGAHKDTVCTGVEMFRKLLDQGQAGDNVGILMRGVDKNEIERGMVLAKPKSITPHTKFKGEVYVLSKEEGGRHTPFFDGYRPQFYFRTTDVTGAVKLPEGREMVLPGDRVTVDVELITPIAMEEKLKFASV